In Streptomyces sp. SID8374, one genomic interval encodes:
- the folP gene encoding dihydropteroate synthase has translation MRSGALRLGRREFGPHEPVIMAIVNRTPDSFYDQGATFQDEPALARVERAVAEGAAIIDIGGVKAGPGEEVSAEEEARRTVGFVAEVRRRHPDVVISVDTWRHDVGEAVCEAGADVLNDAWGGVDPKLAEVAARYGAGLVCTHAGGAEPRTRPHRIAYDDVMADILRVTAGLAERAVQLGVRADGIMIDPGHDFGKNTRHSLEATRRLEEMAETGWPVLVSLSNKDFVGETLDRPVKERVIGTLATTAVSAWLGARVYRVHEVAETRQVLDMVASIAGHRPPAVARRGLA, from the coding sequence ATGCGGAGCGGTGCACTCAGGCTGGGGCGGCGGGAATTCGGGCCGCACGAGCCGGTGATCATGGCGATCGTGAACCGGACCCCGGACTCCTTCTACGACCAGGGCGCCACGTTCCAGGACGAGCCGGCGCTCGCGCGGGTGGAGCGGGCGGTGGCCGAGGGCGCCGCGATCATCGACATCGGCGGGGTGAAGGCCGGTCCCGGCGAGGAGGTGAGCGCCGAGGAGGAGGCGCGCCGCACGGTCGGGTTCGTCGCCGAGGTCCGCCGCCGCCATCCGGACGTGGTGATCAGTGTGGACACCTGGCGCCACGACGTGGGCGAGGCGGTCTGCGAGGCCGGGGCGGACGTGCTGAACGACGCGTGGGGCGGGGTCGACCCGAAGCTCGCGGAGGTCGCCGCGCGGTACGGGGCGGGGCTCGTGTGCACGCACGCGGGGGGCGCGGAGCCGCGGACCCGGCCGCACCGGATCGCGTACGACGACGTCATGGCGGACATCCTGCGCGTGACGGCGGGCCTTGCGGAGCGGGCGGTTCAGCTCGGGGTGCGGGCGGACGGGATCATGATCGACCCGGGTCATGACTTCGGTAAGAACACGCGGCACTCTCTTGAGGCGACGCGTCGTCTTGAGGAGATGGCGGAGACGGGGTGGCCGGTGCTGGTGTCGCTGTCCAACAAGGACTTCGTGGGCGAGACGCTGGACCGGCCGGTGAAGGAGCGGGTCATCGGGACGCTGGCGACGACGGCGGTGTCGGCGTGGCTGGGGGCGCGGGTGTACCGGGTGCATGAGGTGGCGGAGACGCGGCAGGTGCTGGACATGGTGGCGTCGATCGCGGGCCACCGGCCTCCGGCGGTGGCGCGGAGGGGGCTGGCGTAG
- a CDS encoding DNA-3-methyladenine glycosylase I, which translates to MSGGAVAAPDGGLRCPWGLSTEDYLAYHDTEWGRPVHGDDALFERLCLEAFQSGLSWLTILRRRETFRTAFAGFRIAEVAQFTDADRERLLADPGIIRNRAKVDATLANAKVLVDWPAGELDELIWSYAPDPAGRPAPRGLGDVPAVTPESTALAKELKKRSIRFVGPTTAYALMQACGLVDDHLADCVARGGGASTR; encoded by the coding sequence ATGAGCGGCGGAGCCGTGGCCGCCCCCGACGGCGGGCTGCGCTGCCCGTGGGGCCTGTCCACCGAGGACTACCTCGCCTACCACGACACCGAGTGGGGCCGCCCGGTCCACGGGGACGACGCCCTCTTCGAGCGGCTCTGCCTGGAGGCCTTCCAGTCCGGGCTCTCCTGGCTGACGATCCTGCGCCGCCGCGAGACCTTCCGTACGGCCTTCGCGGGCTTCCGTATCGCCGAGGTCGCGCAGTTCACCGACGCCGACCGGGAGCGGCTCCTCGCCGACCCGGGCATCATCCGCAACCGGGCCAAGGTCGACGCCACCCTCGCCAACGCGAAGGTGCTCGTCGACTGGCCGGCCGGAGAGCTGGACGAGCTGATCTGGTCGTACGCCCCCGACCCGGCCGGCCGCCCCGCCCCGCGCGGGCTCGGTGACGTCCCCGCCGTCACCCCGGAGTCCACCGCGCTCGCCAAGGAGCTGAAGAAGCGCTCCATCCGCTTCGTCGGCCCGACCACCGCCTACGCCCTGATGCAGGCCTGCGGCCTGGTCGACGACCACCTCGCGGACTGTGTGG
- a CDS encoding cell division protein DivIVA, with protein MARSEPVEVSAPGEMRVFWFLLLTMVVVVTAVTLAVVGGGGSAVLQDVEPQRFTDPLPATRPVGRADVEALRLPMAARGYRMADVDEALSRLGAELAERDARIAELEAALAGAQASAVSAGADLFKHPGDRPAEPGGPQSGGPARGEEDGR; from the coding sequence ATGGCACGATCGGAGCCGGTCGAGGTTTCCGCCCCCGGGGAGATGCGCGTGTTCTGGTTCTTGCTGCTCACGATGGTCGTGGTCGTCACGGCGGTCACCCTCGCGGTGGTCGGCGGTGGCGGGAGCGCCGTGCTCCAGGACGTGGAGCCCCAGCGGTTCACCGACCCGCTGCCCGCGACCCGCCCGGTCGGCCGGGCGGACGTCGAGGCGCTGCGCCTGCCGATGGCCGCCCGGGGCTACCGGATGGCGGACGTCGACGAGGCGCTCTCCCGGCTCGGCGCCGAGCTGGCCGAGCGGGACGCCCGGATCGCGGAGCTGGAGGCCGCCCTCGCCGGGGCGCAGGCCTCCGCGGTGAGTGCGGGCGCCGATCTCTTCAAGCATCCGGGGGACCGGCCCGCGGAGCCCGGCGGCCCGCAGAGCGGCGGCCCGGCCCGCGGCGAGGAGGACGGACGATGA
- a CDS encoding TIGR00730 family Rossman fold protein, protein MGNAEDARIPEGAEVPEGAVAPEEQWLGPVVRRREQVQSGTTDQRLLDSEGDSEWVHTDPWRVMRIQSEFVEGFGALAELPSAISVFGSARTPAGSAEYEAGVAIGKALVDAGFAVITGGGPGAMEAANKGAREAKGVSVGLGIELPFESGLNPHVDIGVNFRYFFVRKTMFVKYAQGFVVLPGGLGTLDELFEALTLVQTGKVTRFPIVLFGTAYWGGLVDWLRETVVAGGKASEKDLLLFHVTDDVDEAVTLVTKEVGR, encoded by the coding sequence ATGGGCAACGCCGAGGACGCACGAATCCCTGAAGGTGCGGAGGTCCCCGAGGGCGCGGTGGCCCCCGAGGAACAGTGGCTGGGTCCGGTGGTCCGCCGCAGGGAGCAGGTCCAGTCCGGCACGACCGATCAGCGGCTGCTGGACTCCGAGGGCGACTCAGAGTGGGTGCACACCGACCCGTGGCGGGTCATGCGCATCCAGTCGGAGTTCGTCGAGGGCTTCGGCGCGCTGGCCGAACTGCCGAGCGCGATCAGCGTCTTCGGCTCGGCCCGCACGCCTGCCGGGTCGGCGGAGTACGAGGCCGGCGTGGCGATCGGCAAGGCGCTGGTCGACGCGGGCTTCGCGGTGATCACCGGGGGCGGCCCCGGCGCGATGGAGGCCGCCAACAAGGGGGCCAGGGAGGCGAAGGGCGTCTCGGTCGGCCTCGGCATCGAGCTGCCCTTCGAGTCGGGGCTGAACCCGCACGTCGACATCGGCGTCAACTTCCGCTACTTCTTCGTCCGCAAGACGATGTTCGTGAAGTACGCGCAGGGCTTCGTGGTCCTGCCCGGCGGCCTCGGCACCCTGGACGAGCTCTTCGAGGCCCTCACCCTCGTCCAGACCGGCAAGGTCACCCGCTTCCCGATCGTCCTCTTCGGCACGGCCTACTGGGGCGGCCTGGTCGACTGGCTCCGCGAAACGGTGGTCGCGGGCGGCAAGGCCTCGGAGAAGGACCTGCTGCTCTTCCACGTGACGGACGACGTGGACGAAGCGGTGACCCTGGTGACGAAGGAGGTCGGACGGTAG
- the dapE gene encoding succinyl-diaminopimelate desuccinylase: MSDSTLDLTLDGPALTARLVDIPSVSGEEKALADAIETALRGLPHLTVDRHGNNVVARTNLGRAERVVLAGHIDTVPIADNVPSRLDADGILWGCGTTDMKAGVAVQLRIAATVPEPNRDLTFIFYDNEEVAADLNGLGHIADAHPDWLAGDFAVLLEPSDGEVEGGCQGTLRVHLRTTGERAHSARSWMGSNAVHAAAPILAELAAYEPRRPVIDGLEYHEGLNAVGIEGGVATNVIPDACTVVVNYRYAPDRTEEEAIAHVREVFADCGVAEFVIDDHSGAAMPGLSHPAAKAFMAAVGGTARPKFGWTDVSRFGGLGVPAVNYGPGDPVYAHKRDEHVVVEKITHCEDRLRSWLSS, encoded by the coding sequence ATGTCCGACAGCACGCTTGACCTGACCCTGGACGGCCCGGCGCTCACCGCCCGGCTCGTCGACATCCCCTCGGTCAGCGGGGAGGAGAAGGCACTCGCCGACGCGATCGAGACAGCGCTGCGCGGCCTGCCCCATCTGACCGTCGACCGCCACGGCAACAACGTCGTCGCCCGCACGAACCTCGGCCGCGCCGAGCGCGTCGTCCTCGCCGGGCACATCGACACCGTGCCGATCGCCGACAACGTCCCCTCCCGCCTCGACGCGGACGGCATCCTCTGGGGCTGCGGGACCACCGACATGAAGGCCGGCGTCGCCGTCCAGCTCCGGATCGCCGCGACGGTCCCCGAGCCCAACCGCGACCTGACCTTCATCTTCTACGACAACGAAGAGGTCGCCGCCGACCTCAACGGCCTCGGCCACATCGCCGACGCCCACCCCGACTGGCTCGCCGGAGACTTCGCCGTCCTCCTCGAACCCTCCGACGGCGAGGTCGAGGGCGGCTGCCAGGGCACGCTCCGGGTCCACCTGCGTACGACGGGGGAGCGGGCGCACTCGGCGCGCAGCTGGATGGGGTCCAACGCCGTCCACGCGGCCGCCCCGATCCTGGCCGAGCTGGCGGCGTACGAGCCGCGCCGCCCGGTCATCGACGGCCTCGAATACCACGAGGGACTCAACGCGGTCGGCATCGAGGGCGGCGTCGCCACCAACGTCATCCCGGACGCCTGCACCGTCGTCGTCAACTACCGGTACGCCCCCGACCGCACCGAGGAGGAGGCCATCGCCCACGTCCGCGAGGTCTTCGCCGACTGCGGGGTCGCCGAGTTCGTCATCGACGACCACTCCGGCGCGGCCATGCCCGGCCTCTCCCACCCCGCCGCGAAGGCCTTCATGGCGGCGGTCGGCGGCACCGCCCGGCCCAAGTTCGGCTGGACGGACGTCTCCCGCTTCGGCGGCCTCGGCGTCCCCGCGGTGAACTACGGCCCTGGCGACCCGGTCTACGCCCACAAGCGCGACGAGCACGTGGTCGTCGAGAAGATCACCCACTGCGAGGACCGCCTGCGCTCCTGGCTGAGCAGCTGA